In Selenomonas dianae, a genomic segment contains:
- a CDS encoding DUF4314 domain-containing protein produces MRFPSKEQIAALRKRYPHGAKVELLGMDDPQAPPMGTRGEVLGVDDAGQLLVRWETGSSLSLIPGVDSFRIVQKGGRS; encoded by the coding sequence ATGCGGTTTCCGAGTAAGGAACAGATCGCCGCACTTCGTAAGCGGTACCCGCACGGGGCAAAGGTGGAACTCCTCGGAATGGATGATCCGCAAGCCCCACCGATGGGAACGAGGGGCGAGGTTCTGGGCGTTGATGACGCGGGGCAGCTTCTTGTCCGATGGGAGACAGGATCGTCACTCAGCCTGATCCCAGGCGTGGATTCCTTCCGCATCGTGCAGAAAGGCGGCAGATCATGA
- a CDS encoding virulence protein: MKVNYNIQKEERKAMVGIVGKVLDIKPAYCGAPSFSYKVGAFEITKDGILCFDDDADEATVARVRTALREAGFTSEDGENEASCGDTGEDKPILKESTVEEVALTEEAVAESGEDSLSISLPRSLFSETALNNLDALLLSKGRLIRHAFDIREATYTLTDDRITFAWLHGTITDETAKAYAEFISKLCLMARAQKRVTAKEKIVDNEKYAFRCFLLRLGMIGSAYKQSRKILLQNLIGSSAFKSGHRKEAEDHAVSE; encoded by the coding sequence ATGAAGGTCAATTACAACATCCAGAAGGAAGAGCGCAAGGCGATGGTCGGGATCGTCGGCAAGGTGCTGGACATCAAGCCCGCCTACTGCGGCGCACCGAGCTTTTCCTACAAGGTCGGCGCATTCGAGATCACGAAGGACGGCATCCTTTGCTTCGACGATGACGCAGACGAAGCGACTGTTGCGCGTGTGCGCACGGCACTGCGTGAGGCGGGCTTCACGTCCGAGGACGGGGAGAATGAGGCTTCCTGTGGGGACACAGGGGAAGACAAGCCGATCCTGAAAGAATCGACGGTGGAAGAAGTTGCTCTGACTGAGGAAGCCGTCGCGGAATCCGGCGAGGACAGCCTTTCCATCAGTCTCCCGCGCAGCCTCTTTTCGGAAACTGCACTGAACAATCTCGACGCACTCCTTCTGAGCAAAGGGCGGCTCATTCGCCACGCCTTCGACATTCGGGAGGCAACCTACACGCTGACCGATGACCGCATCACCTTCGCATGGCTGCACGGCACGATCACCGACGAGACGGCAAAGGCATACGCTGAGTTCATCAGTAAACTCTGCCTGATGGCACGAGCGCAAAAGCGCGTTACGGCAAAGGAGAAGATTGTGGACAACGAGAAATACGCATTCCGCTGCTTCCTCCTGCGCCTCGGCATGATCGGGAGCGCCTACAAGCAGTCGCGTAAGATTCTCCTGCAGAACCTCATCGGCAGCAGCGCGTTCAAGAGCGGACATCGGAAGGAGGCTGAGGATCATGCGGTTTCCGAGTAA
- a CDS encoding prevent-host-death protein, which translates to MKLEHIQNELKNHVGDFVRTEAKEATVLWLHEKGLPAAREVSAAYTAALRESAEKETGWCRFRDRIFLPLVIDGAIWMTGKMLERMAAPHSVK; encoded by the coding sequence ATGAAACTGGAACACATTCAAAACGAACTGAAGAATCATGTGGGAGATTTCGTGCGGACGGAGGCAAAGGAAGCGACCGTCCTCTGGCTGCATGAGAAGGGGCTTCCTGCGGCGCGTGAAGTATCGGCGGCGTATACGGCGGCACTTCGTGAGAGCGCCGAGAAGGAGACGGGATGGTGCAGATTCCGCGACCGCATCTTCCTGCCGCTTGTCATTGACGGGGCGATCTGGATGACGGGCAAGATGCTTGAGCGTATGGCCGCTCCACATTCTGTGAAATGA
- a CDS encoding site-specific DNA-methyltransferase, which yields MNKTTSEMKLVPISKLVPYANNARTHSTEQINKLRGSLREFGFVSPVIIDKDYGILAGHGRVMAARAENIEQVPCVFVDHLTEAQKKAYILADNRFALDAGWDEDMLRVEMEALQGMDFDISLMGFDEAEIADLLSPDDGEAQEDDFDVDAELAKPSVAKTGDVWHLGKHRVICGDSTLPETYERLLGSEKVNLVCTDPPYFVALESSSGKIKNDDLNDKDAYEFLKSAFTAFHSAMATDASIYVFYATAKARIFHDAYEDAGFKVGAGLVWKKDRLVLTRTDWKYIHEPIIWGWRKDGRHRWYGDQKQTTVFAFDRIKDSKKDGCGHLSSKPVPLIAYLVKQCTQTNGIVLDGFLGSASTLIACDQLGRICYSVELEPKFVDVAVERYIQSKDGNTEDVFLERDGERIPYADVPRVEEVSQ from the coding sequence TTGAACAAAACAACATCGGAGATGAAGCTCGTTCCGATCAGCAAGCTCGTCCCGTATGCCAACAATGCACGGACGCATTCGACTGAGCAGATCAACAAGCTGCGCGGCAGTCTGCGTGAGTTTGGATTCGTCAGTCCCGTCATTATCGACAAGGACTACGGCATCCTCGCAGGACACGGGCGCGTTATGGCTGCGCGGGCAGAGAACATCGAGCAAGTTCCATGCGTATTCGTCGATCATCTGACGGAGGCGCAGAAGAAAGCGTACATCCTCGCGGACAACCGTTTCGCACTCGACGCAGGATGGGATGAAGATATGCTGCGCGTTGAGATGGAAGCCCTGCAAGGCATGGACTTCGACATCTCGCTCATGGGCTTCGACGAAGCGGAAATTGCAGACCTGCTCTCTCCGGATGACGGCGAAGCGCAGGAAGACGACTTCGACGTGGATGCGGAACTCGCAAAACCCAGCGTCGCCAAAACAGGGGATGTCTGGCATCTCGGCAAGCACCGTGTTATCTGCGGAGATTCCACTCTCCCGGAGACATACGAGCGGCTGCTCGGCAGTGAGAAAGTCAACCTTGTCTGTACGGACCCGCCGTATTTTGTGGCTCTGGAAAGTTCCTCCGGGAAGATCAAGAACGATGATCTGAATGACAAGGACGCCTACGAGTTCCTCAAATCTGCCTTTACCGCCTTCCACTCGGCAATGGCGACAGACGCCTCCATCTACGTTTTCTACGCAACGGCAAAAGCCCGCATCTTTCATGACGCTTATGAGGATGCGGGCTTTAAAGTTGGCGCAGGTCTGGTGTGGAAGAAAGATCGTCTCGTTCTTACACGGACGGATTGGAAGTACATTCACGAGCCGATCATCTGGGGATGGAGGAAGGATGGACGGCACAGATGGTATGGCGATCAGAAGCAGACCACCGTCTTTGCTTTCGACCGCATCAAAGACTCGAAGAAGGACGGCTGCGGACATCTATCCTCGAAGCCCGTGCCGCTCATCGCCTACCTTGTCAAACAGTGTACGCAGACGAACGGTATCGTTCTTGACGGCTTCCTCGGCTCGGCATCAACGCTCATCGCTTGCGACCAGTTGGGACGCATCTGCTACAGCGTGGAGCTTGAGCCGAAGTTTGTGGATGTGGCGGTCGAACGCTACATCCAGAGTAAGGATGGCAATACCGAAGATGTGTTTTTGGAACGTGATGGTGAGCGCATTCCGTATGCGGACGTTCCGAGAGTAGAGGAGGTATCACAATGA